Genomic segment of Coffea arabica cultivar ET-39 chromosome 1e, Coffea Arabica ET-39 HiFi, whole genome shotgun sequence:
ATGCATCCTGTTCATAGATATCAACAAAACAAAGGCAACATTACTGACATATTGCACATTGACAGGTTCACTAGAAATAAAGAGAGAACAAAAGAGACACCAAAGGAAATTTAAATAGAAATCCATGGGGTACAGAACATGGTGTTTCAGCTGATTCATAATAAATCAAACCTTCTACTGAAAAATAAAGCACAAAGCTCACAAATGAGAATTCATTACAAGCTAACTGTAATACGTACTGCAGCAAAAAATACTAGGACTACCATTTTGAGGCTACACAATAGGTTGATTAAGCAACTAATGAGTTcccattaaaaaaatgaatagacaaGTGTGCAAGCGCTGCAGAATGACACAAGCAACTGAAGCACTATAAGGCAAGCATCCCCAATAAAAGAAGGGGGAGGGGGGGAAGTACACAAGCGTTTTGTATGATGACATGTAATTTGGACAGATATAACGTACGTTTTGCAGAGGTCCATGAAATTCACGAAAACAGTTTTCTTGGTGCCTTCACGAAGAACCTGAGGAGGCCGCATTACTGTCCTCCGCCTGTCTCCAGCAAGCTCAGGATTATTCTCACGAAGAATGTTGAAAACTCTTCCCAGAAGCTGCAAAGTTTTAAATGAAATTACAGTAATGACAAAGAAAAGCATAGGAAAGGACAGTTAGATTTTAACATTAACATGAGCACTTGACCAAGatattccttcaaaaaaaaagggattagATCCCTTTTTCTATGTTCAATAATTATAAGAACATGAATGGCTGCAAATTgtgacttaaaaaaaaaaagaatcaccTCTTCATATTCATAATCTCGATCACTTCCCTCCCATGGATAGTGTTGCAGAACAATTCCTTCAGCTTCTTCATCCTCTCCGATTTGATCTACAAAAACACAGAAATGTTAACCGGTGGAACATGTACAAAAACTCAGACGGCTAGGACCCAACAGAATCTGAATTCTCTCCCACATAGCAGTTTCAGAGAACAAGCATTTACCATCCAACTCATCTCCTGTGTTTTCCTTGTCATCATTCAATAGATCTGTATGTGCCTGCACCAATAATTTAAAGATGTCATGGTAGCTCGAGATACAATGTAATGTATATTAAATTGTTCAGATAAACATGGACAGCAGCATACTTACaggtttcttcttcttttttttcaaacccGCAAATGTAGTTTCAAGGCCATCAGAAACTGCACGCATATGTCAACATTAGGggaataaccaaaaaaaaaaaaaaccagtgcACAGGATACCCTCCGAATGTGGAATAGTTTACCTGATAGGCTTTCAGTTTTTTCAGCCAACTCACTCACAGGATCATCAGCAGGATCTTGAATTacaactttcttctttttcttcttctttgtggGATCAAAGGGGGCAATCTGCGAAAAAAGAGCTCAAGGATTTAATGAATTCACCTAAAAATCAATGGCAATCGAAAAGAGAAGCATCTTCCTTTACAGAGCTACTGATTTCAGCATAGAAACTAAGTACAATATTTCTTTCCGTTCCTCCTCAGCAAATAGTCACATACCAAGACGCGAacaccaaaaccctaattgtcAGAGAGTGAAATCCCAACTTCCAAAATTATCTCACCTTTCAATTCGATAATATACCATAAAAAGAAACAAGCATTCAATTCGCCCAAGACATATATCTAAACAAACCCATGGAGCGAGAAAGACTTACATCCCCGGCCTCATCCTTGACTTCCTCCGGGGCGGTTGCCTCCTCCTGCACCGCCTCCTTATGATTTTCTTCCTCAGCCATGTCGATTCCTTTTTAAAACCTAAACAATCCAAAGAACGCAAAGGGCATCAAGCGATTGCCCCAAAAAAATATTCCTTAATATAAAAGGATTCGCAGCGGGCTCAAACATTTCAGCATAAAATGAGCAGAAAAAAGAGCATAATATTCTCTTAATTTAGAATGAAATAGTGATGAAACGCTGGAAAAGCCGAAGCGACGTTACCTGGCGATGGGGTTGAAGACTGTAGGTGTCGGGGAATGAATCTCTGGCTTGGGAGTCTTTGCGGCTGATTGCTGATTATCTCTTTCCTTCGTGTTTCGGCTGTCGACTGCGTCCGAGGAACAGGGGCCGTTTGTGCTTTGTAGGCGATTCTCTTTAGGGCTCCTACTATAGGGCCAACATACATGGGCCGTAGAACTTGTTTTTTGTGGGCCTTGAAGGCTTGAACCAAAGACTGAAAGTTTTTCTTGGTATTTGCTTCATTCAGAGGgggggaaacaaaaaaaagcatGATGAAAACTGCCTCTAACGCCCAAACTAACAAAGGATTCCAACTAAATAAATATTTCCAAATACCTCTTAAATAATATAAACAATTAGAGGGATTTGAGagagttttaaatttttttgtcaaatttttcaaTCCGAACGAAACCTGAAATAATTAGTAGGAGGTCCTTAGGCTTAGCCAGACTTTACCCTTTCCTTTCATCTATTTGTAAAATTTGGTGTCTCCTAAATGGAGTATTTTGAGTTCAAATTAGGACTAAACCAAAAGATTTCCAAGTCATTTGCAGTTCTTCAATTGCACAACGATCTACTACTTTTAAACCTTTTCACGGACATTCTACgttgaattattttatttgtcaCCCCTGATAGAAGAAAACCAGATTATCAGTCATTATCTGAACTTCAAATTCCTTTTTAAGTATCTtttactatataaaaaaaaaaaaaacaagtactccattattattatttttatttaatttaaatgATTGGGTGCGGATTGTTTTTCCTCACAGACCGGCAGACAAGATATTCTTCAGATGTTCGTCACCAATACATCCTCCGGACCATGGTGGCTCTCAGGAGTGGAGAGGGCTAACGTGACAGCGAAAGCAACCATATTCTTAtccattattaaaaaaaaaaaaaaaacgaaaaaaataaCACACCGCTTCCAAAGAAGGAAGCATGTTAATGGGAGACCATTGACCCAAGGAAtgcttctaaaaaaaaaaaaaaaattctccaaaTCTGTCATAATCTACTGTTCATCTTCATCACCGTAAATGGAGGGTGGTGAGTAGTTTATAATTTGATGAAACAGACATCGCTGTGGGCTCCAAATCCAACATTTCTGCTCCAAAAAATTTAGGATAATCtcgttttgtttttcttgtggAGGATATATAACATGAGCTAAAAATGTTGGAATGGATTTTCattgtcaaatcaaatcaaatggtTCACCATTTTCAGGTCACGGACGTTACAGTACT
This window contains:
- the LOC113712289 gene encoding eukaryotic translation initiation factor 2 subunit beta; its protein translation is MAEEENHKEAVQEEATAPEEVKDEAGDIAPFDPTKKKKKKKVVIQDPADDPVSELAEKTESLSVSDGLETTFAGLKKKKKKPAHTDLLNDDKENTGDELDDQIGEDEEAEGIVLQHYPWEGSDRDYEYEELLGRVFNILRENNPELAGDRRRTVMRPPQVLREGTKKTVFVNFMDLCKTMHRQPEHVMTFLLAEMGTSGSLDGQQRLVVKGRFAPKNFEGILRRYVNEYVICNGCKSPDTILSKENRLFFLRCEKCGSGRSVAPIKAGFVARVGRRKAGT